One stretch of Sphingomonas rosea DNA includes these proteins:
- a CDS encoding CDC48 family AAA ATPase, which yields MADTETDTRRLQVANLPPADSGRGLARVPASIMNALGLSDGDVIEIVGKRSTPARAIRPYGDDEGLDIIRLDGLQRANAGVGSGDFVEVNRAVSRPATRVVFAPAQNNVRLQGSSEALKRSFAERPLTAGDTVATAGHQRVNADMPEHVRQLLNAPAFAMQEVRLAVVSTAPRGIVHIDRDTVVELLPEYTEQHGERRADVTYDDLGGMRDTIDALREMVELPLRHPELFQRLGVDPPKGVLLHGPPGTGKTRLARAVANESDAQFFHIAGPEIMGSAYGESEKRLREIFEEASQAAPSIIFIDEIDSIAPKRDQVSGEAEKRLVAQLLTLMDGLEPRQNLVVIAATNRPEAIDEALRRPGRFDREIVVGVPDESGRREILGIHTRGMPLADGVDLDDLARRTYGFVGADLGALTREAALEAVRRIMPEINLADGTIPTEILDRLSVLASDFDNALKRVQPSAMREVMVQVPTIGWDDVGGLDAAAAKLKEGVELPLKHPEAFKRLGIRPAKGFLLYGPPGTGKTLLAKAAARESQANFISIKSSDLLSKWYGESEQQIARLFARARQVAPTVIFIDELDSLVPARGGGFGEPQVTERVVNTILAEMDGLEELQSVVLIGATNRPNLIDPALLRPGRLDELVYVGPPDVAGRRRILAIHAKSMPLAKDVDLETLARRTERFTGADLEDLTRRAGLTALRRDLHGGEVTMADFELALTDTRASVTPEMLAEYERIQDTLKSDAVRPDRGGIGFISPGMLTPREGGKPS from the coding sequence ATGGCCGATACCGAGACCGACACCCGACGCCTGCAGGTGGCGAACCTGCCCCCGGCCGACAGCGGCCGCGGCCTTGCACGGGTCCCCGCGTCGATCATGAATGCGCTGGGACTGTCGGACGGCGACGTGATCGAAATCGTCGGCAAGCGCTCGACCCCGGCCCGCGCGATCCGCCCCTATGGCGATGACGAGGGCCTCGACATCATCCGCCTCGACGGTCTTCAGCGCGCCAATGCCGGCGTCGGCTCGGGCGATTTCGTCGAGGTCAATCGGGCGGTTTCCCGGCCGGCGACCCGCGTGGTCTTCGCGCCGGCCCAGAACAATGTCCGGCTGCAGGGCTCGTCCGAAGCGCTGAAACGCAGCTTCGCCGAGCGCCCGCTGACCGCCGGCGACACGGTCGCGACCGCGGGTCACCAGCGGGTCAATGCCGACATGCCCGAGCATGTCCGTCAGCTACTCAACGCGCCGGCCTTCGCCATGCAGGAAGTTCGCCTCGCCGTGGTCTCGACCGCGCCGCGGGGTATCGTCCACATCGATCGCGACACGGTGGTCGAGCTCCTCCCCGAATATACCGAGCAGCATGGCGAGCGCCGCGCCGACGTCACCTATGACGACCTCGGCGGCATGCGCGACACGATCGACGCGCTGCGCGAGATGGTCGAGCTCCCGCTGCGCCATCCCGAGCTGTTTCAGCGCCTCGGTGTCGATCCGCCCAAGGGCGTGCTGCTCCATGGCCCGCCCGGCACCGGCAAGACCCGGCTCGCGCGCGCCGTCGCCAACGAGAGCGACGCGCAATTCTTCCACATCGCAGGGCCCGAGATCATGGGCTCGGCCTATGGCGAATCGGAAAAGCGCCTGCGCGAGATCTTCGAGGAAGCGAGCCAGGCCGCGCCCTCGATCATCTTCATCGACGAGATCGATTCGATCGCGCCCAAGCGCGACCAGGTGTCGGGCGAGGCCGAGAAGCGCCTCGTCGCGCAGCTCCTGACGCTCATGGACGGGCTTGAGCCGCGTCAGAATCTCGTCGTCATCGCCGCGACCAACCGGCCCGAAGCGATCGACGAAGCGCTTCGCCGCCCGGGCCGGTTCGACCGCGAGATCGTGGTCGGCGTTCCCGATGAATCGGGCCGCCGCGAAATCCTCGGGATCCACACCCGCGGCATGCCGCTGGCCGACGGCGTCGATCTCGACGACCTGGCGCGCCGGACCTACGGCTTCGTCGGCGCCGACCTCGGCGCCCTGACCCGCGAGGCCGCGCTCGAGGCGGTCCGCCGGATCATGCCTGAGATCAATCTCGCCGACGGGACCATCCCGACCGAGATTCTCGACCGCCTGAGCGTGCTCGCATCCGACTTCGACAATGCCCTGAAGCGCGTCCAGCCATCGGCGATGCGCGAAGTCATGGTCCAGGTCCCGACCATCGGCTGGGACGATGTCGGCGGGCTCGACGCGGCCGCGGCCAAGCTCAAGGAAGGCGTCGAGCTTCCCCTGAAGCATCCCGAGGCCTTCAAGCGGCTCGGCATCCGTCCGGCCAAGGGCTTCCTGCTCTATGGTCCCCCGGGCACGGGCAAGACCCTGCTCGCCAAGGCCGCCGCGCGCGAGAGCCAGGCCAATTTCATCTCGATCAAGAGCTCGGACCTCCTTTCCAAATGGTATGGCGAGAGCGAGCAACAGATCGCCCGCCTGTTCGCCCGCGCCCGCCAGGTCGCGCCGACGGTGATCTTCATCGACGAACTCGACAGCCTCGTGCCCGCGCGCGGCGGCGGGTTCGGCGAGCCGCAGGTGACCGAGCGGGTGGTCAACACCATCCTCGCAGAGATGGACGGGCTCGAGGAACTGCAGAGCGTGGTGCTGATCGGCGCGACCAACCGGCCGAACCTGATCGATCCCGCGCTGCTCCGCCCGGGCCGCCTCGACGAACTGGTCTATGTCGGCCCGCCCGATGTCGCCGGCCGGCGCCGCATCCTCGCGATCCACGCCAAGTCGATGCCGCTCGCCAAGGACGTCGATCTCGAGACGCTCGCGCGGCGGACCGAGCGGTTCACGGGCGCCGACCTCGAGGACCTGACGCGCCGCGCAGGCCTCACCGCGCTTCGCCGCGACCTTCACGGCGGCGAGGTGACCATGGCCGATTTCGAGCTCGCGCTCACCGACACGCGGGCGTCGGTCACGCCCGAGATGCTCGCCGAATATGAGCGGATCCAGGACACGCTGAAGAGCGATGCCGTGCGGCCCGACCGCGGCGGGATCGGCTTCATCAGCCCGGGGATGCTCACGCCGCGCGAGGGCGGCAAGCCATCCTAG
- a CDS encoding SDR family oxidoreductase, which yields MTKPIVLITGASAGLGVDFARQMSAQGSRVVLVARRKDRLEALAAELGQARAVEMDLAEDGAAERLLADIAAHDEHVDCLVNNAGFGLRGRVAEQESKRLRQMIDLNCGLLTELARAVLPGMIERGRGGILNVASTAAFQPGPGMAVYFATKAYVLSFTEALHEEVRGTGVHVTALCPGPTSTEFGAVAGFEPAAGSTFDKLSAQSGSVVAAGLAGLSDNKAIVIPGAANKVGAQGARFLPRAVIRRIAGVLK from the coding sequence ATGACCAAGCCCATCGTCCTCATCACCGGTGCCTCGGCCGGTCTCGGCGTCGACTTCGCGCGGCAGATGTCCGCGCAAGGCTCGCGCGTCGTGCTGGTCGCGCGGCGCAAGGACCGGCTCGAGGCGCTGGCGGCCGAACTCGGCCAGGCCCGCGCGGTCGAGATGGATCTCGCCGAAGATGGCGCGGCCGAGCGGCTTCTCGCCGACATCGCGGCGCATGACGAGCATGTCGACTGCCTCGTCAACAATGCGGGCTTCGGGCTCCGCGGGCGAGTCGCCGAGCAGGAGTCCAAGCGCCTGCGGCAGATGATCGACCTCAATTGCGGGCTGCTGACCGAGCTTGCCCGCGCCGTCCTGCCCGGAATGATCGAGCGCGGGCGCGGCGGCATCCTCAACGTCGCTTCGACCGCCGCCTTCCAGCCGGGTCCCGGCATGGCGGTCTACTTCGCCACCAAGGCCTATGTGCTGAGCTTCACCGAGGCACTTCACGAGGAAGTGCGCGGGACCGGCGTTCACGTGACCGCGCTCTGCCCTGGCCCCACCAGCACCGAATTCGGCGCGGTGGCCGGGTTCGAGCCCGCCGCCGGCAGCACCTTCGACAAGCTTTCCGCGCAGTCGGGGTCCGTGGTCGCGGCCGGCCTCGCGGGATTGTCGGACAACAAGGCGATCGTCATTCCGGGCGCTGCCAACAAGGTCGGAGCCCAAGGCGCGCGCTTCCTGCCGCGCGCGGTCATCCGCCGCATCGCCGGCGTGCTCAAGTAG
- a CDS encoding peptidylprolyl isomerase, translating to MADQPQTLTLTLSSGGDVVIKLRPDLAPGHVERIAGLAKDGFYDGVKFHRVIPGFMAQGGDPTGTGMGGSELPDLKAEFNAEPHVRGTCSMARTNQPNTANSQFFICFDDARFLDRQYTVWGNVESGMEYVDALPVGEPPREPGTIVKATVA from the coding sequence ATGGCCGATCAGCCGCAGACCCTGACCCTGACCCTTTCGAGCGGCGGCGACGTCGTCATCAAGCTCCGTCCCGACCTCGCCCCCGGCCATGTCGAGCGGATCGCCGGCCTCGCCAAGGATGGATTCTACGACGGGGTGAAATTCCATCGCGTGATCCCGGGCTTCATGGCGCAGGGCGGCGATCCCACCGGCACCGGCATGGGCGGGAGCGAGCTTCCCGACCTCAAGGCCGAGTTCAACGCCGAGCCGCACGTCCGCGGCACCTGCTCGATGGCGCGCACCAACCAGCCGAACACCGCCAACAGCCAATTCTTCATCTGCTTCGACGACGCCCGCTTCCTCGACCGCCAGTATACGGTCTGGGGCAATGTCGAGAGCGGCATGGAATATGTCGACGCGCTGCCGGTCGGCGAGCCGCCGCGCGAGCCGGGCACCATCGTCAAGGCGACCGTCGCCTGA
- the mgtE gene encoding magnesium transporter, which yields MSERNTLDDELLEPTADEAERDVMDSEDRLRPDFVAEVLDAVHEGDAETARTLVEPLHPADVADLIELARADEREGLVAALAELVDAEVLAELNEHVREILVSEMAPERVAELAGELDTDDAVAIIEDLEEDEQRAVLRAMEPDDRAAIEEALTYAEETAGRLMQRDLIAVPTHWNVGQVIDYLRSEPDLADDFWEVFVVSPAHHPVGTCKLSTILRSPRATRIADIMVEEQTLIPVGMDQEDVALRFQKYALVSAAVVDPSGRLVGMITVDDIVHIIQQEAGEDVLLLSGAGDGDINEPLAPTIRRRLTWLVINLGTAILAASVVGFFQSEIAAFALLAVLMPIVSGMGGNAGTQTLAVTVRALATNQLTSSNTVRMFGREFKIALANGLSLGVLIGCGVAFLFHNPMLGMVIAAAMIINNLVAGIVGIMVPVTLERLRIDPAVSSAVFVTTATDVMGFFSFLGLAAAVGLHG from the coding sequence ATGAGCGAGCGCAACACCCTCGATGACGAACTGCTCGAGCCCACGGCCGACGAAGCCGAGCGCGACGTCATGGATTCGGAGGATCGCCTCCGCCCGGACTTCGTCGCGGAGGTCCTCGACGCGGTCCACGAAGGCGACGCCGAGACTGCCCGCACGCTGGTCGAGCCGCTTCACCCCGCCGACGTCGCCGACCTCATCGAACTTGCCCGCGCCGACGAGCGCGAGGGACTGGTCGCCGCGCTGGCCGAGCTGGTCGACGCCGAGGTGCTGGCCGAACTCAACGAGCACGTGCGCGAGATCCTCGTCTCGGAAATGGCGCCCGAGCGCGTCGCCGAGCTCGCGGGTGAACTCGATACCGACGACGCGGTCGCGATCATCGAGGATCTCGAGGAGGACGAGCAGCGGGCCGTCCTGCGCGCGATGGAGCCCGACGACCGGGCCGCGATCGAGGAAGCCCTCACCTACGCCGAGGAGACCGCCGGTCGCCTGATGCAGAGGGACCTCATCGCGGTCCCGACGCACTGGAACGTAGGCCAGGTGATCGACTATCTCCGCTCCGAGCCCGACCTCGCGGACGATTTCTGGGAAGTGTTCGTGGTCTCGCCCGCGCACCACCCGGTCGGAACCTGCAAGCTCTCGACCATCCTGCGCTCGCCCCGTGCGACCCGGATCGCCGACATCATGGTCGAGGAGCAGACGCTCATTCCGGTCGGCATGGACCAGGAAGACGTCGCGCTCCGCTTCCAGAAATATGCGCTTGTTTCGGCCGCCGTGGTCGATCCGAGCGGCCGGCTGGTCGGCATGATCACCGTCGACGACATCGTCCACATCATCCAGCAGGAAGCCGGCGAGGACGTGCTGCTGCTGTCAGGCGCGGGCGATGGCGACATCAACGAGCCGCTCGCCCCGACCATCCGGCGGCGGCTGACCTGGCTGGTGATCAATCTCGGCACGGCGATCCTCGCGGCGAGCGTCGTCGGTTTCTTCCAAAGCGAAATCGCGGCCTTCGCCCTGCTCGCGGTACTGATGCCGATCGTCTCGGGCATGGGCGGCAATGCCGGCACGCAGACGCTGGCGGTGACCGTCCGCGCGCTCGCGACCAACCAGCTGACCAGCTCGAACACGGTCCGGATGTTCGGCCGCGAGTTCAAGATCGCTCTGGCGAACGGCCTGTCGCTGGGCGTGCTGATCGGTTGCGGCGTCGCCTTCCTGTTCCACAATCCGATGCTCGGAATGGTGATCGCGGCGGCGATGATCATAAACAATCTCGTCGCCGGGATCGTCGGGATCATGGTGCCGGTGACGCTCGAGCGGCTCCGGATCGACCCCGCCGTCTCCTCCGCGGTGTTCGTCACCACCGCGACCGACGTCATGGGCTTCTTCAGCTTCCTCGGACTTGCGGCGGCGGTCGGTCTTCACGGCTAA
- a CDS encoding DUF1489 family protein, whose translation MPLHLTKVAVGCRTIPALEKRIASRASGGEVRVVTRMRPKRMAEILEGGALFWIVQHRLVACQKILRFDDRPDGRLDIVCSEELLSIPTVPKRAHQGWRYLAPEDAPHPGDNDDSGLSLIPPTMYAKLAALALL comes from the coding sequence GTGCCGCTTCACCTCACCAAAGTCGCCGTCGGGTGCCGGACCATTCCGGCGCTCGAAAAGCGAATCGCCAGCCGCGCCAGCGGCGGGGAGGTGCGCGTGGTCACGCGGATGCGACCCAAGCGCATGGCCGAAATCCTCGAAGGGGGCGCGTTGTTCTGGATCGTCCAGCACCGGCTCGTCGCCTGCCAGAAGATCCTCCGCTTCGACGACCGGCCCGACGGGCGGCTCGACATCGTGTGCAGCGAGGAGTTGCTGTCGATTCCGACCGTGCCCAAGCGCGCGCATCAGGGATGGCGCTATCTCGCGCCCGAGGATGCCCCGCATCCGGGCGACAATGACGACAGCGGGCTGAGCCTCATCCCGCCGACCATGTATGCCAAGCTTGCCGCGCTGGCGCTGCTTTAG
- a CDS encoding GIN domain-containing protein, with translation MTRFLALFLLAATTPVGAAGLPRNFSVTSFDRIRVEGPYAVTLATGRAPSARAEGSAASLDAIDLRVEGTTLILRQRSGSGWSGSATPVSIRLSTPSLRTALLVGAGSLAIDRMDGLSVDVAMQGSGVLSVGNVSADRINASAQGSGALRLAGRGKVGSYVGRGTAALQADQLAVDEVTLAADGAGDVALTAKSRATLNIAGPVTVKVLGNPACTVRASGSVAISGCRDSR, from the coding sequence ATGACCCGCTTTCTCGCCCTCTTCCTCCTGGCCGCGACCACGCCGGTCGGCGCCGCCGGCCTCCCCCGCAATTTCTCGGTAACGAGCTTCGACCGGATCCGCGTCGAGGGACCCTATGCCGTCACGCTGGCGACCGGCCGCGCGCCCTCGGCACGCGCGGAGGGCAGCGCGGCCTCGCTCGACGCGATCGACCTTCGCGTCGAGGGGACCACCTTGATCCTTCGCCAGCGGAGCGGCAGCGGCTGGAGCGGATCGGCGACGCCGGTGTCGATCCGGCTTTCGACGCCGTCGCTGCGAACCGCCTTGCTGGTTGGCGCAGGCAGCCTCGCCATCGACCGGATGGACGGGCTTTCGGTCGACGTCGCCATGCAGGGGTCGGGCGTGCTCAGCGTCGGCAACGTCTCCGCCGACCGGATCAATGCATCGGCGCAAGGCAGCGGCGCGCTACGCCTCGCGGGCCGGGGCAAGGTCGGCAGCTATGTCGGCCGCGGCACCGCGGCGCTCCAGGCCGACCAGCTCGCCGTGGATGAAGTGACGCTCGCCGCCGACGGTGCGGGCGACGTCGCGCTGACCGCGAAAAGTCGCGCGACCCTCAACATCGCAGGGCCGGTGACGGTGAAGGTGCTCGGCAATCCCGCCTGCACGGTCCGCGCCAGCGGCTCGGTCGCGATCAGCGGCTGCAGGGACTCGCGCTAA
- a CDS encoding head GIN domain-containing protein: protein MRCHHIAIVSTAALLAGACSVGSAEDAGPSASRSFTVGDFDGIAVSGPFDVNVATGKAPSVSVQGPQKLVDTMEVVVENGTLRIRTKQKTMLSFFSRGSGHATVTVSARQINDAAIAGSGGINLDRVSGERFAGQISGSGDLRVGDVQVRDVAMKIAGSGSATLAGKAENATYSISGSGDLDGSKLVATNARASIAGSGDLKAQATGTAQASIAGSGDIEITGGAKCQSSKQGSGDIRCS, encoded by the coding sequence ATGCGTTGCCATCACATCGCCATCGTCTCGACCGCCGCGCTCCTTGCCGGGGCCTGCTCGGTCGGGAGCGCCGAGGACGCCGGCCCGTCGGCCAGTCGCAGCTTCACGGTCGGGGACTTCGACGGGATCGCGGTGTCCGGACCGTTCGACGTCAATGTCGCGACGGGCAAGGCACCGTCGGTGTCGGTCCAGGGGCCGCAGAAGCTGGTCGACACCATGGAAGTGGTGGTCGAGAACGGCACGCTACGGATCCGAACCAAGCAGAAGACGATGCTGAGCTTCTTCAGCCGGGGGAGTGGCCATGCAACCGTCACCGTCAGCGCCCGGCAAATCAACGACGCCGCGATCGCGGGCTCGGGCGGGATCAACCTCGACCGCGTGTCGGGCGAGCGCTTCGCCGGCCAGATCTCGGGCAGCGGGGACCTCAGGGTCGGCGACGTGCAGGTCCGTGACGTGGCCATGAAGATCGCCGGCTCGGGCTCGGCGACCCTTGCCGGCAAGGCTGAGAATGCGACCTATTCGATCAGCGGCTCGGGCGACCTCGACGGCTCGAAGCTGGTCGCGACCAATGCCAGGGCCTCGATCGCGGGGAGCGGCGACCTCAAGGCGCAGGCGACCGGCACGGCGCAGGCGAGCATCGCGGGGTCGGGCGACATCGAGATCACCGGCGGCGCCAAGTGCCAGTCGAGCAAACAGGGCAGCGGCGACATCCGCTGCTCGTGA
- a CDS encoding CarD family transcriptional regulator: MAAKALSFDVGDYVVYPKHGVGRVVELQSTEIAGTSLQLYVLRFEKEKMTLRVPVNKADSVGMRKLSSDKTMLAALETLKGKPKVKRTMWSRRAQEYEAKINSGDLSSIAEVTRDLFRPDDAPEQSYSERQIFEAAASRLARELGAMEQTDEKSALAKIHEILNKAAVIHQKTKEVVED; encoded by the coding sequence ATGGCAGCGAAGGCCCTTAGCTTCGACGTTGGCGATTATGTGGTTTACCCCAAGCATGGTGTTGGTCGCGTAGTTGAATTGCAGAGCACTGAAATCGCGGGCACCAGCCTGCAGCTCTACGTTCTCCGTTTCGAAAAAGAGAAGATGACGCTCCGCGTGCCGGTCAACAAGGCCGACTCGGTGGGAATGCGCAAGCTCAGCAGCGACAAGACCATGCTGGCCGCGCTCGAGACCCTCAAGGGCAAGCCCAAGGTCAAGCGCACCATGTGGTCGCGCCGCGCCCAGGAATATGAAGCCAAGATCAACTCGGGCGACCTGTCGTCGATCGCCGAGGTGACCCGCGACCTGTTCCGTCCGGACGATGCCCCCGAGCAGAGCTATTCGGAGCGGCAGATCTTCGAGGCCGCCGCCTCGCGCCTGGCGCGCGAACTCGGTGCGATGGAGCAGACCGACGAGAAGTCGGCGCTGGCCAAGATCCACGAGATCCTTAACAAGGCCGCGGTCATCCACCAGAAGACCAAGGAAGTGGTCGAGGACTAA
- the dinB gene encoding DNA polymerase IV: MNASPAEKIIADAPPPVRKIIHVDMDAFFASVEQRDNPELRGKPVAVGGGHRGVVAAASYEARVFGVRSAMPSVTARRKCPDLVFVKPRFEAYRAVSTQIRAIFADYTDHIEPLSLDEAYLDVSEDRHGLGSARAIAEAIRRRIREETGLTASAGVSYCKFIAKLASDQNKPDGLCVIRPEQAQRYIASLPVGRFHGIGPKTAERLERMGILTGADLQQLSLDELKGRFGSSGDWYWRIARGLDERPVRSHRIAKSVSAERTFDQDYRLAEDLHAQLERVAGLAWDRIARHQTQGRTVTLKVKYSDFELISRARSFVDPVSDPATFAAAGHLLLDQLLPVPKGVRLLGLGLSNLIEVNDAVPRQLGLAI, encoded by the coding sequence GTGAACGCGTCGCCGGCCGAGAAGATCATCGCGGATGCACCGCCTCCGGTGCGCAAGATCATTCACGTCGACATGGATGCGTTTTTCGCCAGCGTCGAGCAGCGCGACAACCCCGAGCTGCGCGGCAAGCCGGTCGCGGTGGGCGGCGGACATCGCGGGGTGGTCGCGGCGGCGAGCTACGAGGCGCGGGTATTCGGGGTGCGCTCGGCCATGCCGTCGGTCACCGCCAGGCGCAAATGCCCCGATCTCGTGTTCGTGAAGCCCCGGTTCGAGGCCTATCGCGCGGTCTCCACTCAGATTCGCGCGATCTTCGCCGACTACACCGACCATATCGAGCCCTTGAGCCTCGACGAGGCCTATCTCGACGTCAGCGAGGATCGCCACGGCCTGGGCTCGGCGCGGGCGATCGCCGAGGCGATCCGGCGGCGCATCCGCGAGGAAACCGGCCTCACTGCTTCGGCCGGCGTGTCCTATTGCAAGTTCATCGCCAAGCTTGCGAGCGATCAGAACAAGCCCGACGGATTGTGCGTCATCCGGCCCGAGCAGGCCCAGCGCTACATCGCCTCGCTGCCGGTCGGGCGCTTCCACGGGATCGGCCCCAAGACCGCCGAGCGGCTCGAGCGGATGGGGATCCTGACCGGCGCCGACCTCCAGCAATTGAGCCTCGACGAATTGAAAGGCCGGTTCGGTTCGTCGGGCGATTGGTACTGGCGGATCGCGCGCGGGCTCGACGAGCGGCCGGTCCGCAGCCACCGCATCGCCAAGTCGGTCAGCGCCGAACGCACCTTCGACCAGGATTATCGCTTGGCCGAGGACCTCCATGCCCAGCTCGAGCGGGTGGCGGGTCTCGCCTGGGACCGGATCGCGCGGCACCAGACGCAGGGGCGGACGGTGACCCTCAAGGTCAAGTACAGCGATTTCGAATTGATCAGCCGGGCCAGGAGCTTCGTCGATCCGGTCAGCGATCCCGCGACCTTCGCGGCGGCCGGGCACCTCCTTCTCGACCAGCTCCTGCCGGTGCCCAAGGGCGTCCGGCTGCTCGGGCTTGGCCTTTCCAACCTAATCGAGGTTAACGACGCGGTACCCCGCCAACTGGGGCTAGCGATTTGA
- the sucC gene encoding ADP-forming succinate--CoA ligase subunit beta gives MNIHEYQAKELLAKYGVAVPAGHAAMSVEEAVEAAKRLPGPLWVVKAQIHAGGRGKGKFKELGPDAKGGVRLAKSIEEVRAAAEEMLGKTLVTIQTGEHGKQVQRLYITDGVDIAKEYYLALLVDRETGRIAVVASTEGGMDIETVAHDTPEKIHTITIDPATGLMPHHGRAVAAALGLTGDLAKQAAKVLAGLYAAFLGSDAEQIEINPLAVTDGGQLMVLDAKVGFDGNAMFRHKDIAELRDLTEEDPMEVEASKYDLAYIKLDGDIGCMVNGAGLAMATMDIIKLNGAFPANFLDVGGGANKEKVTAAFKIILADPAVKGILVNIFGGIMKCDIIADGIVAAAREVDLKVPLVVRLEGTNVQQGKDILANSGLPIVAANDLGDAAAKIVAEVKKAA, from the coding sequence ATGAACATCCACGAATATCAGGCCAAGGAATTGCTCGCGAAGTACGGCGTCGCCGTCCCCGCCGGCCATGCTGCCATGAGCGTCGAGGAAGCGGTCGAAGCCGCCAAGCGACTCCCCGGACCCCTGTGGGTCGTCAAGGCGCAGATCCACGCCGGCGGCCGCGGCAAGGGCAAGTTCAAGGAGCTGGGCCCCGACGCCAAGGGCGGCGTCCGCCTTGCGAAGTCGATCGAGGAAGTCCGCGCGGCGGCCGAGGAAATGCTCGGCAAGACGCTGGTCACCATCCAGACCGGCGAGCACGGCAAGCAGGTCCAGCGCCTCTACATCACTGACGGCGTCGACATCGCGAAGGAATATTATCTCGCGCTCCTCGTCGATCGCGAGACCGGCCGGATCGCGGTGGTCGCCTCGACCGAGGGCGGCATGGACATCGAGACCGTGGCGCACGACACGCCCGAGAAGATCCACACCATCACCATCGATCCCGCGACCGGACTGATGCCGCACCACGGCCGCGCCGTGGCCGCCGCGCTCGGCCTCACCGGCGATCTCGCCAAGCAGGCCGCCAAGGTGCTCGCCGGCCTCTACGCCGCTTTCCTCGGCAGCGACGCCGAGCAGATCGAGATCAACCCGCTCGCGGTCACCGACGGCGGCCAGCTCATGGTCCTCGATGCCAAGGTCGGCTTCGACGGCAACGCCATGTTCCGCCACAAGGACATCGCCGAGCTTCGCGACCTGACCGAAGAGGATCCGATGGAGGTCGAGGCGTCCAAGTACGACCTCGCCTACATCAAGCTCGACGGCGACATCGGCTGCATGGTCAACGGCGCGGGCCTCGCCATGGCGACGATGGACATCATCAAGCTGAACGGCGCCTTCCCGGCCAACTTCCTCGACGTCGGCGGCGGCGCCAACAAGGAAAAGGTCACCGCGGCGTTCAAGATCATCCTCGCCGATCCGGCCGTGAAGGGAATCCTGGTCAACATCTTCGGCGGCATCATGAAGTGCGACATCATCGCCGACGGCATCGTCGCCGCCGCGCGCGAGGTGGACCTCAAGGTCCCGCTGGTGGTTCGTCTCGAGGGCACCAACGTCCAGCAGGGCAAGGACATCCTCGCGAACTCCGGCCTGCCGATCGTCGCCGCCAACGACCTCGGCGATGCGGCCGCGAAGATCGTCGCGGAAGTGAAGAAGGCGGCCTGA
- a CDS encoding electron transfer flavoprotein subunit beta/FixA family protein: MKVLVAVKRVIDYNVKPRVKMDGTGVDLANVKMSMNPFDEIAVEEAIRLKEKAGATEIVVVSVGPQKAQETIRTALAMGADRGILVQTDDEIEPLGVAKILAKIVEEEQPQVVLLGKQAIDDDSSQVGQMLGALTGYGQGTFASKVEINGDSAHVTREVDGGLETVAIKLPAIVTTDLRLNDPRYPSLPNIMKAKAKPMATKSPADYGVDTAPRLETLKVVEPAKRQGGAKVGSVDELVAKLKSLGVVA; encoded by the coding sequence ATGAAGGTACTCGTCGCGGTCAAGCGCGTGATCGATTATAACGTGAAGCCCCGGGTGAAGATGGACGGCACCGGCGTCGATCTCGCCAACGTCAAGATGAGCATGAACCCCTTCGACGAAATTGCCGTCGAGGAAGCCATCCGACTCAAAGAAAAGGCCGGCGCGACCGAGATCGTGGTCGTCTCGGTCGGCCCGCAGAAGGCGCAGGAGACGATCCGCACCGCGCTCGCCATGGGCGCCGACCGCGGCATCCTCGTCCAGACCGACGACGAGATCGAGCCGCTCGGCGTCGCCAAGATCCTCGCCAAGATCGTCGAGGAAGAGCAGCCGCAGGTCGTGCTCCTCGGCAAGCAGGCGATCGACGACGATTCGAGCCAGGTCGGGCAGATGCTCGGCGCGCTCACCGGCTACGGCCAGGGCACCTTCGCCTCGAAGGTCGAGATCAATGGCGACAGCGCGCACGTCACGCGCGAAGTCGACGGCGGCCTCGAGACCGTGGCGATCAAGCTGCCGGCGATCGTCACCACCGACCTTCGCCTGAACGATCCGCGTTATCCCTCGCTGCCCAACATCATGAAGGCCAAGGCCAAGCCGATGGCGACCAAGTCGCCCGCCGATTACGGCGTCGACACCGCGCCGCGGCTCGAGACCCTCAAGGTCGTCGAACCCGCCAAGCGTCAGGGCGGCGCCAAGGTCGGGTCGGTCGACGAACTGGTTGCCAAGCTCAAGTCTCTCGGAGTTGTCGCATGA